In a single window of the Flavivirga spongiicola genome:
- the yaaA gene encoding peroxide stress protein YaaA → MKLVLSPAKSLDFESQLPTTIHTEAQFLAQSERLNKLLKKKSAKSLSKLMRISDALGQLNYQRNQDWQLPFTADNARQAVYAFSGDVYRGIDAYNIPEEKITTLQNTVRIISGLYGILKPMDLIQPYRLEMGTKFPVGKNKNLYEFWKKQITKALNEELEADELFLNLASNEYFKAIDTKALKVPVITASFKDFKNGEYKTIMTFAKLARGYMTRYIIDTNANTLDDVKGFNYEGYNFSEPMSSETDLVFIR, encoded by the coding sequence ATGAAATTAGTCCTGTCACCAGCAAAATCTCTTGATTTTGAAAGTCAATTACCAACAACGATACATACCGAGGCGCAGTTTCTGGCTCAGTCAGAACGTTTAAATAAATTACTTAAAAAGAAGTCAGCTAAAAGTTTATCAAAACTCATGCGTATTTCTGATGCTTTAGGCCAATTAAATTATCAACGTAATCAAGATTGGCAACTGCCTTTTACAGCAGATAATGCACGCCAGGCAGTTTATGCTTTTAGTGGTGATGTGTATAGGGGCATAGATGCTTACAATATTCCAGAAGAAAAAATAACTACGCTACAAAATACCGTTCGTATTATTTCTGGTTTATACGGGATACTAAAACCAATGGATTTAATTCAACCATACCGTTTAGAAATGGGAACTAAATTCCCTGTTGGAAAAAATAAAAACCTCTATGAGTTTTGGAAAAAGCAAATTACAAAGGCTTTAAATGAGGAATTAGAAGCTGACGAATTATTTTTAAACCTTGCCAGCAATGAATATTTTAAAGCTATAGATACCAAAGCATTAAAAGTACCTGTGATTACAGCAAGTTTTAAAGATTTTAAAAATGGTGAATATAAAACTATTATGACCTTTGCTAAGCTGGCACGTGGTTATATGACGCGTTATATCATTGATACTAATGCCAATACTTTAGATGATGTAAAAGGCTTTAATTACGAGGGCTATAACTTTAGCGAACCTATGTCTTCAGAAACCGACTTAGTTTTTATTAGATAA
- a CDS encoding PhzF family phenazine biosynthesis protein: MTLNYYQIDAFTDKIFGGNPAKVVQLNTWLEDRLLQNIARENSVDATAFFVNSGDVIELRWFTPDLELDLCGHATLATAHVLKTILGYDNTKITFYTKSGPLYVHVEKNMYVMDLPQRNPLKTELPDFIKASLNKQPKEILKSRDYILVYENENDVRNIKIDKNKFDQGNIDPGGVAVTARGNDSDFVSRFFIPQATIFEDPVTGSAHASLIPYWSHVLNKKEMTAIQLSARKGKLFCTSKKDRVLIAGKAKTYSEGTLRI, translated from the coding sequence ATGACATTAAACTATTACCAAATAGATGCCTTTACCGATAAAATATTTGGTGGAAACCCAGCTAAAGTTGTGCAATTAAATACGTGGCTGGAAGATAGATTACTCCAGAATATTGCAAGAGAAAACTCGGTTGATGCGACTGCATTTTTTGTCAATAGTGGAGACGTTATTGAATTAAGGTGGTTTACACCAGATTTAGAACTTGATTTATGCGGTCATGCCACGCTTGCAACGGCTCATGTTTTAAAAACAATTTTAGGTTATGATAATACCAAAATAACTTTCTATACTAAAAGTGGCCCACTGTATGTGCACGTTGAAAAAAACATGTATGTCATGGATTTACCTCAAAGGAATCCTCTCAAAACTGAATTACCCGATTTTATAAAAGCATCGCTTAACAAACAACCAAAAGAAATTTTAAAGTCAAGAGATTACATTTTAGTATATGAAAACGAAAATGACGTAAGGAATATTAAGATTGATAAAAACAAATTTGATCAAGGAAATATTGATCCTGGAGGTGTAGCGGTTACCGCCAGAGGAAATGATTCCGATTTTGTATCAAGATTTTTCATTCCGCAAGCAACAATCTTTGAAGACCCTGTAACGGGTTCTGCTCATGCCTCATTAATTCCCTATTGGAGTCATGTTTTAAATAAAAAAGAGATGACAGCAATTCAGCTATCGGCTCGAAAAGGAAAGTTATTTTGCACAAGTAAAAAAGATAGGGTTTTAATAGCAGGAAAAGCAAAAACCTATTCAGAGGGAACCCTAAGAATATGA
- a CDS encoding D-alanine--D-alanine ligase, with the protein MKKNIAIIMGGFSSEYEISLKSGNVVYEMLDTTKYNGYRIHIFKDKWVYVDANNVEFPVNRDDFSVRVANRVITFDCVFNAIHGSPGEDGFMQGYFELLNIPHTSCGMYQAALTFNKRDCLSVLKPYGIKTAVSFYINLGDSINEDQIIDKVGLPCFVKANKAGSSFGVTKVHKKEDLQSAIAIGFKEDDEIIIESFLDGTEVSVGVITYKGETKVLPITEIVSENDFFDYEAKYLGKSQEITPARLSKEEENKVNRLAKKVYEVLKMKGFSRSEFIFKDGEPHILEINTIPGLTKESILPQQAAADGISLVALFDNAIEEALK; encoded by the coding sequence ATGAAAAAAAATATTGCCATCATTATGGGAGGTTTTTCAAGTGAATATGAAATCTCTTTAAAAAGCGGAAATGTTGTTTATGAAATGCTAGATACCACAAAATATAATGGGTATCGCATTCATATATTTAAAGACAAGTGGGTATATGTTGATGCTAATAATGTTGAATTCCCTGTTAATAGAGATGATTTTTCTGTTCGAGTAGCTAATCGCGTTATTACTTTCGATTGTGTGTTCAACGCTATTCATGGTTCCCCTGGCGAAGATGGATTTATGCAAGGGTATTTTGAATTACTTAATATACCCCATACCAGTTGTGGTATGTATCAAGCCGCTTTAACGTTTAATAAACGTGACTGTCTTAGTGTTTTAAAACCTTATGGTATTAAAACTGCAGTGTCTTTTTATATAAATCTGGGTGATTCTATTAATGAAGATCAAATCATAGATAAAGTAGGCTTGCCTTGTTTTGTTAAAGCTAATAAAGCAGGAAGTAGTTTTGGAGTCACTAAAGTACACAAAAAGGAAGACTTACAAAGTGCTATAGCTATTGGTTTTAAAGAAGATGATGAAATTATAATTGAGTCGTTTTTAGATGGCACTGAAGTTTCTGTTGGGGTGATTACTTACAAAGGCGAAACCAAAGTATTACCCATCACTGAAATTGTAAGTGAAAATGATTTTTTCGATTACGAAGCCAAATATTTAGGAAAATCTCAAGAGATAACACCAGCTCGGTTAAGTAAGGAAGAAGAAAACAAAGTAAATAGGCTTGCTAAAAAAGTATATGAAGTTTTAAAAATGAAAGGTTTCTCACGTTCTGAATTTATTTTTAAAGATGGTGAACCACATATACTGGAAATAAATACAATTCCTGGGTTAACTAAAGAAAGTATTTTACCACAACAAGCCGCTGCTGACGGTATTTCGTTAGTGGCATTATTCGATAATGCTATTGAAGAAGCCTTAAAATGA
- a CDS encoding VOC family protein, with protein sequence MKIKEIILFTANIQKQKQFYQNVLEFELILDLKEKISFKTGASILSFQHDKKAVNASHFAFNIPSNQEQDALLWLQKRVQILPYGHDLISNFTSWNAKAVYFYDSDNNIVEFIARKNLEINSHTSFASKSILSISEIGIVTTNIETVYNSINNMKNIPVFSGNLMRFCALGNDEGLFILINKTLKKWYPTQEEAFTSNFIVRGDYNFSFENGEIKELL encoded by the coding sequence ATGAAGATTAAAGAAATCATTCTTTTTACAGCGAATATTCAGAAGCAAAAGCAATTTTATCAAAATGTTTTAGAATTTGAACTGATATTAGACTTAAAAGAAAAGATCTCATTTAAAACAGGAGCAAGTATATTGTCTTTTCAGCATGATAAAAAGGCGGTTAATGCTTCCCATTTTGCATTTAATATACCATCAAATCAAGAACAAGACGCTTTATTATGGTTGCAAAAACGTGTGCAAATATTACCCTACGGGCATGACTTGATATCAAATTTCACAAGCTGGAATGCTAAAGCTGTCTATTTTTATGACTCAGATAATAACATTGTAGAATTTATTGCGAGAAAAAATTTAGAGATTAATAGTCATACATCCTTTGCTTCTAAAAGTATTTTATCAATAAGTGAAATAGGTATTGTTACTACAAATATTGAAACGGTTTATAATTCAATAAATAACATGAAAAACATTCCTGTTTTTAGTGGTAATCTGATGCGTTTTTGTGCTTTGGGAAATGATGAAGGCTTATTTATTTTAATAAATAAGACTCTAAAAAAATGGTATCCTACCCAAGAGGAAGCGTTTACTTCAAATTTTATTGTTAGAGGAGATTATAACTTTAGTTTTGAAAATGGAGAAATAAAAGAATTATTGTAA
- a CDS encoding bifunctional helix-turn-helix transcriptional regulator/GNAT family N-acetyltransferase, which translates to MNFDKIGEMALGSRLRTLSEKVTKDAELIYALYNVELKPKWFPVFYFLSNQEKGKPITSIANEIGHSHPSVIKIVREMSNNGLVLEQKDKMDGRINNILLTKKGIDISTKIEAQYTDVENAVKDTLKQTKHNLWQAIQEFEYLLSEKSLFTRVIEQKKIRESSNIDILNYLPEHHTDFKKLNEEWINSYFKMEDADRKALENPKDYILDRGGEILVAVQGKTVLGVCALLKMQDDDYDYELAKMAVSPKAQGKGIGYLLGKAIIEKAKSLGASNLYLESNTILKPAISLYEKLGFRKVASHYTPYERCNIQMELKLK; encoded by the coding sequence ATGAACTTTGATAAAATTGGTGAAATGGCATTGGGTAGTAGATTAAGAACCTTAAGTGAAAAGGTTACAAAAGATGCCGAATTAATTTATGCACTTTATAATGTAGAGTTAAAACCCAAGTGGTTTCCTGTATTCTATTTTTTATCCAATCAGGAAAAAGGAAAACCTATTACTTCAATAGCTAATGAAATTGGACATTCTCATCCTTCAGTTATTAAAATAGTTCGTGAGATGTCAAATAATGGATTGGTTTTAGAGCAAAAAGATAAAATGGACGGTCGTATAAATAATATTCTTCTGACCAAAAAAGGAATCGATATATCAACAAAAATTGAAGCACAATATACCGACGTTGAAAATGCAGTAAAAGACACACTAAAACAGACAAAACATAATCTTTGGCAAGCAATTCAAGAATTTGAATACTTATTGAGCGAAAAATCACTTTTCACCAGAGTTATAGAACAAAAAAAAATTAGAGAATCATCTAACATTGACATTTTAAATTATTTACCAGAACACCATACTGACTTTAAAAAACTGAATGAAGAATGGATTAACTCATATTTTAAGATGGAAGATGCTGATAGAAAGGCTCTCGAGAATCCAAAAGACTACATATTGGACCGAGGAGGTGAAATATTAGTGGCTGTTCAAGGTAAAACTGTTTTAGGTGTCTGTGCTTTACTTAAAATGCAAGACGACGACTATGACTATGAACTAGCCAAAATGGCTGTTTCTCCAAAAGCGCAAGGTAAAGGTATTGGGTATTTATTGGGAAAAGCTATTATAGAAAAAGCTAAATCATTAGGAGCTTCTAACTTATATCTTGAAAGTAACACGATTTTAAAACCTGCCATATCATTGTATGAAAAGCTTGGTTTTCGAAAAGTTGCGAGTCATTATACACCTTATGAACGGTGTAATATTCAAATGGAACTTAAGTTAAAATGA
- a CDS encoding PASTA domain-containing protein — protein MSLFKFLTSKTFLKQVLLALVAVFVLCFIMLKWLKSSTNHGEFETVPNLTGKSISVADIELKENNLVMQIQDSANFNPDYPKFSVIEQEPPAGAKVKENRKIYLTLNPSGYRKIQVPDLKERTFRQAKPMLEALGFRVGKITYENNIGKDLVLKMRYKRKAINKGDKLAKTSKIDLVLGNGKRP, from the coding sequence ATGAGCCTATTTAAATTTCTTACCAGTAAAACATTTTTAAAACAAGTTTTATTAGCACTAGTTGCTGTATTTGTATTATGTTTTATTATGCTTAAATGGTTGAAATCTTCAACAAATCATGGCGAATTTGAGACGGTTCCCAATTTAACTGGTAAATCCATAAGTGTTGCAGATATTGAATTAAAAGAAAATAATTTGGTGATGCAAATTCAAGATTCAGCAAATTTTAATCCAGATTATCCTAAGTTTTCAGTTATCGAACAGGAACCACCCGCTGGAGCAAAAGTTAAGGAGAATAGAAAAATATATTTAACACTCAACCCATCAGGATACAGAAAAATACAAGTTCCAGACTTAAAAGAACGTACCTTTAGGCAAGCTAAACCAATGTTGGAAGCCTTAGGATTTCGAGTTGGTAAAATAACCTACGAAAACAATATAGGTAAAGACCTCGTATTAAAAATGCGTTATAAAAGGAAAGCTATTAATAAAGGAGACAAGCTAGCAAAAACTTCAAAAATAGATTTGGTTTTAGGTAATGGTAAAAGGCCTTAA
- the coaD gene encoding pantetheine-phosphate adenylyltransferase, protein MKRAIFPGSFDPITLGHYDIIKRGVTLFDEVIVAIGVNADKKYMFSLEERKQFIEEAFADEPKIKVVIYKGLTVDFCKEIGVEFILRGLRNPADFEFEKAIAHTNRDLAPIETVFLLTSADTSYIASSIVRDVIRHHGDYTKLVPKSVKIK, encoded by the coding sequence ATGAAACGAGCCATATTCCCTGGATCTTTTGATCCAATCACATTGGGGCATTATGATATTATAAAACGTGGTGTTACTCTTTTTGATGAAGTAATTGTGGCTATAGGCGTAAATGCCGATAAAAAATACATGTTCTCATTAGAAGAACGAAAACAATTTATTGAAGAAGCTTTTGCTGATGAACCAAAAATCAAGGTTGTTATCTATAAAGGATTGACAGTAGATTTTTGTAAAGAAATTGGGGTAGAATTTATACTACGTGGACTTCGCAATCCGGCAGATTTTGAATTCGAAAAGGCTATTGCTCATACTAACCGTGACCTGGCGCCTATTGAAACTGTGTTCCTTTTAACATCGGCGGACACATCCTATATAGCATCATCTATTGTAAGAGATGTTATAAGACATCATGGAGATTATACGAAACTTGTACCTAAAAGCGTGAAAATCAAATGA
- a CDS encoding SulP family inorganic anion transporter, producing the protein MTEFIRKRAANAKNDILSGITVALALVPEAVAFAFVAGVDPLVGLYAAFMIGLITAIFGGRPGMISGATGALAVVMVSLVAEGNAFGAEGENLGLYYLFATVILMGVIQMLAGILKLGKFVRLIPHPVMMGFVNGLAIVIFLAQLKMFKDVNGDWFSGSQMWIMLGLVVLTMAIMFGLPKLTKKLPEALIAILVVSAIAIFGDLDVATVKSFIVDGSGGESQGLKGGLPQFQTDIFSKVPFNWQTIKFIGPYALILAAIGLIESLMTLNLVDELTDTRGNTNRECMAQGGANIVTGLFGGMGGCAMIGQSLINIKGGGRGRLSGIVAALMLLIFVLFASGLIEQVPIAALVGVMFMVVIGTFAWSSFRILNKIPVTDVIVLIAVSALTVIFDLAIAVIAGVIISALVFSWENAKRIRARKRMREDGTKVYEIWGPLFFGSIIAFNEKFDIKNDPQRVEVDFVESRISDHSAIEAIFNLVHKYEAEGKTIRLKHLSEDCKILLYKSSPKFREVIIEDIDDPRYHLAENPEAFTKGLSEYKL; encoded by the coding sequence ATGACTGAATTTATTAGAAAGCGTGCAGCAAATGCCAAGAATGATATTTTAAGTGGAATAACAGTAGCATTGGCTTTAGTGCCTGAAGCTGTAGCTTTTGCTTTTGTTGCAGGTGTAGATCCTTTAGTGGGGTTATACGCTGCTTTTATGATTGGTTTAATTACGGCTATCTTTGGTGGTCGTCCAGGTATGATTAGTGGTGCAACTGGTGCTTTAGCTGTTGTTATGGTAAGTTTAGTTGCAGAAGGAAATGCTTTTGGAGCAGAAGGAGAAAACCTTGGTCTTTATTATTTATTTGCCACGGTTATTTTAATGGGAGTTATACAAATGCTCGCGGGTATTTTAAAACTTGGAAAATTTGTAAGATTGATTCCGCATCCGGTTATGATGGGGTTTGTAAATGGTTTGGCTATTGTGATCTTTTTGGCACAATTAAAAATGTTTAAGGATGTTAATGGCGATTGGTTTAGCGGATCCCAAATGTGGATTATGTTAGGCCTTGTAGTTTTAACTATGGCAATTATGTTTGGTTTACCTAAACTAACTAAAAAATTACCAGAAGCTTTAATTGCTATTTTAGTGGTTTCCGCTATCGCTATTTTTGGTGATTTGGATGTGGCAACAGTTAAATCTTTTATTGTAGACGGAAGTGGAGGTGAATCTCAAGGTTTAAAAGGAGGCCTGCCACAATTTCAAACAGATATATTCAGTAAAGTACCATTTAATTGGCAAACTATAAAGTTTATTGGTCCTTATGCTTTGATATTAGCAGCCATTGGATTAATTGAATCTTTAATGACATTAAATCTTGTTGACGAACTTACAGACACTAGAGGAAACACTAATAGAGAATGTATGGCACAAGGTGGAGCTAATATTGTTACCGGACTATTTGGTGGTATGGGAGGTTGTGCTATGATCGGGCAATCGCTTATTAATATTAAAGGCGGTGGACGTGGTAGATTGTCTGGTATTGTTGCAGCATTAATGTTATTAATTTTTGTTTTATTCGCATCTGGGCTTATTGAACAAGTACCAATTGCTGCTTTAGTAGGCGTTATGTTTATGGTGGTTATAGGCACATTTGCCTGGAGTAGTTTTAGAATTTTAAATAAAATTCCGGTAACAGATGTTATCGTTTTGATAGCGGTATCTGCACTTACTGTTATTTTCGATTTAGCAATTGCAGTAATTGCGGGTGTTATTATAAGTGCTTTGGTGTTTTCTTGGGAAAATGCAAAACGTATTAGAGCTAGAAAACGTATGCGTGAAGATGGTACTAAAGTATATGAAATTTGGGGTCCTTTATTCTTTGGATCTATAATAGCTTTTAATGAAAAATTTGATATTAAAAATGATCCTCAACGCGTAGAGGTAGACTTTGTAGAATCGAGAATAAGTGATCATTCTGCCATCGAAGCTATTTTTAATTTAGTTCATAAATATGAAGCTGAAGGGAAAACAATAAGGCTAAAGCATTTAAGTGAAGATTGTAAAATCTTATTATACAAATCTAGTCCAAAATTTAGAGAAGTTATTATTGAAGATATAGACGATCCACGTTACCATTTAGCAGAAAACCCTGAGGCATTTACCAAAGGGCTTTCAGAATATAAGTTGTAG
- a CDS encoding RluA family pseudouridine synthase, whose translation MDDYTPQLPDEDNLYEHYAFAVDKGQAPLRIDKYLMNFVENATRNKIQAAAKNGSIFVNDEIVKSSYKVKPLDRIRVLFTHPPHENLLVGEDIPIDVIYEDDELLVVNKPAGMVVHPGHGNYSGTLINALIHRFDNLPNNSSERPGLVHRIDKDTSGLLVVAKTEKAMAHLSLQFAKKTSEREYVAIVWGHIEEDEGAVEGHIGRHPKNRLQNTVFLDDEADKGKPAVTHYKVLERLGYVTLVSCKLETGRTHQIRVHMKHIGHTLFNDARYGGERILKGTTFTKYKQFVDNCFKVLPRQALHAKTLGFVHPKTGEFMQFDTPIPDDMQQCIEKWKAYTKNQELE comes from the coding sequence ATGGACGATTATACACCGCAATTACCTGATGAAGATAACCTTTACGAGCATTATGCTTTTGCGGTTGATAAGGGGCAAGCACCTTTACGTATAGATAAATATTTAATGAATTTTGTTGAAAATGCTACTAGAAACAAAATTCAAGCAGCAGCAAAAAACGGTAGTATTTTTGTTAATGACGAAATTGTAAAATCAAGTTATAAAGTAAAACCTTTAGATCGTATTCGTGTGTTGTTTACACACCCACCACACGAAAATTTATTAGTAGGTGAGGATATTCCAATTGATGTGATCTATGAAGATGACGAACTTCTGGTAGTTAACAAACCAGCAGGTATGGTGGTGCATCCAGGGCATGGCAATTATTCGGGGACGCTTATAAATGCTTTAATCCATCGGTTTGATAATTTACCAAATAATTCCAGTGAACGCCCGGGATTGGTACACAGAATAGATAAAGATACTAGCGGGCTTTTAGTCGTTGCCAAAACCGAAAAAGCGATGGCACATTTGTCATTGCAGTTTGCTAAAAAAACCAGTGAACGTGAGTATGTGGCTATTGTATGGGGGCATATAGAGGAAGACGAAGGTGCTGTTGAAGGCCATATAGGTCGTCACCCGAAAAACAGATTACAAAACACGGTTTTTCTAGATGATGAAGCTGACAAAGGGAAACCTGCAGTAACCCATTACAAAGTTTTAGAGCGTTTGGGGTATGTCACTTTGGTATCTTGCAAACTCGAAACTGGGCGTACGCATCAAATACGTGTGCATATGAAACATATTGGGCATACGCTTTTTAATGATGCTCGTTATGGAGGCGAAAGGATATTAAAAGGAACCACCTTTACTAAATACAAACAGTTTGTAGATAACTGCTTTAAAGTATTGCCACGACAAGCGCTTCATGCCAAAACTTTGGGTTTTGTACACCCAAAAACAGGCGAATTTATGCAATTTGATACGCCTATTCCAGATGATATGCAGCAGTGTATTGAAAAATGGAAAGCATATACTAAGAATCAGGAATTGGAGTAG